The proteins below come from a single Candidatus Eisenbacteria bacterium genomic window:
- a CDS encoding biopolymer transporter ExbD encodes MKILKRRHPHPEIPLVSTADVSFLLLIFFLSTTIFATQRGISLELPGVGELPLVVQLSKTARVVVAADQSVTLDDVAVPMETLSNAIRMKLREKPDLLLVLTIEPAAPYAALVKALDQVKLAGARQVSIQTGGAS; translated from the coding sequence ATGAAGATCCTGAAGCGCCGGCATCCCCATCCGGAGATCCCGCTCGTGTCCACGGCGGACGTCTCCTTTCTGCTCCTGATTTTCTTTCTCTCGACAACCATCTTCGCGACCCAGCGCGGCATCTCGCTCGAGCTGCCGGGTGTCGGAGAGCTCCCCCTCGTCGTCCAGCTCTCGAAGACGGCGCGGGTCGTGGTTGCGGCGGATCAATCGGTGACGCTCGACGACGTGGCGGTTCCAATGGAAACCCTCAGCAACGCGATCCGGATGAAGCTGCGGGAAAAACCCGACCTCCTCCTGGTCCTCACCATCGAGCCCGCGGCGCCTTACGCCGCGCTCGTGAAGGCGCTCGATCAGGTCAAGCTCGCCGGCGCTCGCCAAGTCTCGATCCAGACCGGGGGCGCCTCGTGA
- a CDS encoding MotA/TolQ/ExbB proton channel family protein: MIELYVTGGIFMHPILVCSILGLAIILERLYFFAKARTDTRRLMGELLHVLQDQGFEPAQRMLHSKRGPIAAVLHSGLLRAKKGPEAVEKAIETAASIQTAALERGLIWLATVANIAPLLGFLGTVSGMIHAFEAIAAAEEVSAKLVATGIYEALITTAAGLIVAIPVQTAHNYFVSRIDKFVIDMEESGAELSDALATYSKQWETFLSTLKPPGTPAAR, translated from the coding sequence CTGATCGAGCTCTACGTGACGGGCGGGATATTCATGCACCCCATTCTGGTGTGCTCGATTCTCGGCCTCGCGATCATCCTCGAAAGACTCTATTTCTTCGCCAAAGCCCGCACGGACACAAGGCGCCTGATGGGGGAGCTGCTCCACGTGCTGCAAGATCAGGGCTTCGAGCCCGCTCAGAGAATGCTTCACTCGAAGCGCGGCCCGATCGCCGCGGTCCTCCATTCGGGGCTTCTCCGCGCGAAGAAGGGCCCGGAGGCGGTCGAGAAGGCGATCGAGACGGCCGCCTCGATCCAGACCGCCGCGCTGGAGCGCGGTCTGATCTGGCTCGCGACGGTCGCGAACATCGCGCCGCTCCTCGGATTTCTGGGCACCGTGTCCGGGATGATCCACGCGTTCGAGGCGATCGCGGCGGCGGAGGAGGTATCCGCGAAGCTCGTGGCGACCGGAATCTACGAAGCCCTCATCACGACCGCGGCGGGGCTGATCGTCGCGATCCCCGTGCAGACCGCGCACAATTACTTCGTGTCGAGAATCGACAAGTTCGTGATCGACATGGAGGAGTCCGGGGCGGAGCTGAGCGACGCCCTCGCCACCTATTCCAAGCAGTGGGAGACATTCCTCTCGACTCTGAAGCCGCCCGGCACTCCGGCAGCTCGATGA
- a CDS encoding adenine methyltransferase codes for MQKKVADEGIDGRIYFETRGGLKDMVLSVKGGGVRPTDIRDLRGVLERESTAELAGFISLNEPSKAMRREASTAGSYQYGGHSYDRMQFLTVREMLEEKREFHTPTKIGTTRITPGQGLLELD; via the coding sequence ATGCAAAAGAAGGTCGCGGACGAGGGAATCGATGGGCGTATCTATTTTGAGACTCGGGGCGGCCTGAAGGATATGGTGCTTTCAGTCAAAGGGGGCGGCGTCAGGCCCACAGACATACGCGACCTTCGCGGTGTTCTAGAGAGGGAATCCACCGCAGAGCTGGCGGGATTTATTTCGCTCAACGAACCATCGAAGGCCATGCGCCGGGAGGCCTCGACCGCTGGGTCGTATCAGTACGGCGGGCACTCCTACGACAGGATGCAGTTCCTAACCGTCCGGGAGATGTTGGAAGAGAAGCGGGAATTCCATACCCCGACAAAGATCGGGACAACCAGGATCACGCCGGGGCAAGGGCTTTTGGAGCTAGATTAG
- a CDS encoding TonB family protein, which translates to MNLERPDIRRLERSYYRRVELAILVAFAIHAAAMLLAPPYVPRPYTLDEPPLRLVMAASGPARVGAPAGRSEAPLPAPAGRTRAAVVARELRFAPQAAQSIVPTEAVPEAGAGRGASAVAGTPGGAGEAALEGSAPEAYYAFDSPPKVVRRIVPEYPAAAKSGAAEGTVVLNANVDERGRVIRVWVVQATAPEILIQAATDAMYRFEFTPGSSHGNPVKCTVAVPFNFRLNLHL; encoded by the coding sequence ATGAATCTGGAACGGCCGGATATCCGGCGCTTGGAGCGGAGCTACTACCGTAGGGTCGAGCTGGCGATCCTGGTCGCGTTCGCGATCCACGCCGCCGCCATGCTGCTCGCCCCTCCTTACGTTCCGCGGCCCTACACGCTGGACGAGCCGCCGCTGCGCCTCGTCATGGCCGCCAGCGGCCCGGCGCGGGTCGGAGCGCCGGCCGGGCGGTCCGAGGCGCCGCTCCCGGCTCCCGCCGGGAGGACCAGGGCGGCCGTCGTGGCGAGGGAGCTGCGCTTCGCCCCTCAGGCTGCCCAGAGCATCGTGCCCACGGAGGCCGTCCCCGAAGCGGGTGCAGGCCGAGGCGCGTCCGCCGTGGCGGGCACGCCGGGAGGGGCCGGGGAGGCAGCTCTCGAGGGGTCCGCGCCGGAGGCTTATTACGCGTTCGATTCGCCCCCCAAGGTGGTCCGTCGCATCGTGCCGGAATATCCGGCCGCGGCGAAGTCTGGGGCCGCGGAGGGAACGGTGGTCCTGAACGCGAATGTCGACGAGCGGGGGCGCGTGATTCGTGTCTGGGTCGTGCAGGCGACGGCACCGGAGATCCTGATCCAGGCTGCGACCGACGCCATGTATCGTTTCGAGTTCACCCCGGGATCGTCGCATGGGAACCCCGTGAAGTGCACCGTGGCGGTTCCATTCAACTTTCGCCTGAACTTGCACTTATAA
- a CDS encoding biopolymer transporter ExbD, translating to MKIRRRAHHHNVIPTASMADIAMLLLIFFLSTTIFKAREALSVRLPGATTGERIRKEESIRLWIGPRGEVAFNDAAVPIERVGVVLASKLESNPRLSIALYADATVPYRTVARVLDEVQRARAPRVMLTTEHRASP from the coding sequence GTGAAGATCCGCCGCCGCGCGCATCACCACAATGTGATTCCAACCGCGTCGATGGCCGACATCGCGATGCTCCTGCTTATTTTTTTTCTCAGCACCACGATTTTCAAGGCGCGCGAGGCGTTGTCGGTTCGATTGCCGGGGGCGACGACGGGGGAACGAATCCGGAAGGAGGAATCGATCCGACTCTGGATCGGCCCGCGCGGGGAAGTCGCGTTCAACGACGCGGCCGTACCGATCGAACGGGTCGGGGTCGTGCTCGCTTCGAAGCTCGAGTCGAATCCGAGACTTTCGATCGCGCTGTACGCCGACGCCACCGTGCCCTACCGCACGGTGGCGCGCGTTCTGGACGAGGTGCAGCGGGCCCGCGCCCCCCGTGTGATGCTGACGACGGAGCACCGCGCGTCGCCATGA